A single Muntiacus reevesi chromosome 9, mMunRee1.1, whole genome shotgun sequence DNA region contains:
- the LOC136175153 gene encoding olfactory receptor 5J3-like: MAAKNFTVVTEFILWGLTDNELKVALFVLFLVIYAVTLVGNLGMIFLIQITPQLHTPMYFFLSCLSFVDACYSSVIAPKMLISFLVGRQTISFSACIVQHLFLGVFITTEGCLLSVMAYDRYVAIVNPLLYTVAMSKRRCVGLVTGSLIGGLINSLTHTISFGRLSFCRSNVISHFFCDVPPLLKLSCSDTSMNELLLLTFSAVIALATFLIVILSYAFIAVAILRIRSAAGRQKAFSTCASHLTAVTIFYGTLSFNYIQPSSQYSVEQEKVVSVFYTLVIPMLNPLIYSLRNKEVKGAVRRVIEIKHLSC; the protein is encoded by the coding sequence ATGGCTGCAAAGAATTTTACGGTTGTTACTGAATTTATTCTTTGGGGACTGACAGACAATGAACTGAAAGTTGCTCTTTTTGTATTGTTCCTGGTGATTTATGCTGTCACTTTGGTGGGGAATCTGGGCATGATCTTCTTAATCCAAATCACCCCCCAgctccacacacccatgtactttttcctcagctGCCTTTCATTTGTGGATGCCTGCTATTCTTCTGTTATTGCACCAAAAATGCTGATCAGCTTCCTAGTTGGGAGGcaaaccatctccttctctgcctgcatAGTGCAGCATTTGTTTCTTGGGGTGTTCATCACCACAGAAGGCTGCTTGCTGTCTGTGATGGCTTATGACCGTTATGTGGCCATTGTCAACCCTTTGCTTTACACTGTAGCCATGTCTAAGAGGAGGTGTGTAGGACTGGTCACTGGATCACTCATTGGGGGATTGATTAACTCACTGACACACACCATAAGCTTTGGGAGACTGTCTTTCTGCAGGTCCAATGTCATCAGTCACTTCTTCTGTGATGTTCCCCCACTGCTGAAGCTGTCGTGTTCTGATACCTCCATGAACGAGCTGCTGCTCCTCACCTTCTCTGCAGTCATTGCCTTGGCCACCTTCTTGATTGTGATCCTTTCCTACGCCTTCATCGCTGTTGCTATCCTGAGGATCCGCTCAGCAGCAGGCAGAcagaaagccttctccacctgtgcctcTCACCTGACCGCTGTCACCATATTCTATGGCACCTTGAGTTTTAACTACATTCAGCCAAGTTCCCAGTATTCTGTAGAACAAGAGAAGGTGGTTTCCGTGTTCTATACACTAGTGATTCCCATGTTAAACCCGCTGATTTACAGTCTGAGAAACAAAGAGGTAAAGGGTGCTGTGAGAAGGGtcatagaaataaaacatttgtcaTGCTAA